From a region of the Nocardioides ginsengisegetis genome:
- a CDS encoding SigE family RNA polymerase sigma factor, producing the protein MAFTTTKQTQDASAFEELATSAWPRLYRSAYLLAGNHADAEDLAQQALLQAYRSWTKVSGADQPIAYLRRTLTNIYVSQQRPLARKLELLTDAPPEPRTAPGAAGPEDHLELWPHVASLPPRQRAVIVLRYYEQLSEREIADALGCSTGNVKSTAHRALKSLRAAVGHDLYDGEEA; encoded by the coding sequence ATGGCGTTCACGACCACGAAGCAGACGCAGGACGCGTCGGCGTTCGAGGAGCTCGCCACGTCCGCGTGGCCGAGGCTGTACCGCTCGGCGTACCTGCTCGCCGGGAACCATGCGGACGCCGAGGACCTCGCGCAGCAGGCGCTGCTGCAGGCCTACCGGTCCTGGACCAAGGTGAGCGGGGCCGACCAGCCGATCGCCTACCTGCGGCGCACGCTCACCAACATCTACGTCTCCCAGCAACGCCCGCTGGCTCGCAAGCTGGAGCTCCTCACCGACGCTCCCCCGGAGCCACGCACGGCGCCGGGCGCCGCCGGTCCCGAGGACCACCTGGAGCTCTGGCCGCACGTCGCCTCGCTGCCGCCCCGACAGCGGGCCGTGATCGTGCTGCGCTACTACGAACAACTCAGTGAACGAGAGATCGCCGACGCACTCGGGTGCTCGACCGGCAACGTCAAGTCCACGGCCCACCGCGCGCTCAAGTCACTGCGAGCCGCCGTCGGCCACGACCTGTACGACGGAGAGGAGGCCTGA
- a CDS encoding GNAT family N-acetyltransferase, giving the protein MSTVGTAVASVDEALPQMQELASRLWTRSARHHPGQLAWSARYGLDLGHGPVALFRVAGELVGWAWAEADDWLELCVDPAHPDVVDDAAGWFLDRAPAGPLRTMTLETETGVLAGLSRAGFEVEDQPWFTHHHLDLTALRDVPPVPGYTLRHVEPSEHEERAACHRAAWAAPGGTSRVSAAAYAGLMATPPYRHELDWVAVTAEGEMVASCLVWLDPGTGVALVEPVGCAPDHRGRGLAGAVSLAALHAARDAGASLGLVCPRGDDDHPVPGRVYRALGFEPGPRTLTLRFGSPTSGDLSAS; this is encoded by the coding sequence GTGAGCACCGTCGGCACCGCGGTGGCCTCCGTGGACGAGGCGCTGCCGCAGATGCAGGAGCTCGCCTCCCGCCTGTGGACCCGGTCCGCACGTCACCACCCGGGCCAGCTGGCCTGGTCCGCCCGCTATGGCCTCGACCTCGGACACGGCCCGGTCGCGCTGTTCCGGGTGGCGGGCGAGCTCGTGGGCTGGGCGTGGGCGGAGGCCGACGACTGGCTGGAGCTGTGCGTCGACCCCGCGCACCCGGATGTCGTCGACGACGCGGCCGGCTGGTTCCTGGACCGGGCACCGGCGGGTCCGTTGCGCACGATGACGCTGGAGACGGAGACCGGGGTGCTCGCGGGCCTGTCGCGGGCCGGCTTCGAGGTGGAGGACCAGCCCTGGTTCACCCACCACCACCTCGACCTCACGGCGTTGCGCGACGTGCCGCCCGTGCCCGGCTACACGCTGCGCCACGTGGAGCCCTCGGAGCACGAGGAGCGGGCCGCGTGCCACCGGGCCGCCTGGGCGGCTCCGGGCGGGACGAGCCGGGTGTCGGCTGCGGCGTACGCCGGGTTGATGGCGACGCCGCCCTACCGCCACGAGCTGGACTGGGTGGCGGTCACCGCCGAGGGCGAGATGGTGGCGTCCTGCCTGGTCTGGCTGGACCCGGGCACGGGCGTGGCGCTCGTCGAGCCCGTCGGCTGCGCACCCGACCACCGAGGACGTGGCCTGGCCGGAGCCGTCAGCCTGGCGGCCCTGCACGCCGCGCGGGACGCCGGGGCGAGCCTCGGCCTCGTCTGTCCTCGGGGCGACGACGACCACCCGGTGCCCGGGCGCGTCTACCGCGCGCTGGGCTTCGAGCCGGGGCCGCGGACGCTCACCTTGAGGTTCGGATCCCCAACCTCTGGAGACTTGTCGGCATCTTGA
- a CDS encoding DUF6629 family protein — protein sequence MCFSPDVDVLAGLVIGAVGIDAVRHVGTAAERPLAALPLVFAVHQLVEAGVWWGLEGKDAAAVGHAAEWVYLAIAFGVLPILVPVAVGALEPVAHRRRTGAFVALGTFVAVMLMYAVVRGPIEATIRGHYIAYDVDLWHGGALTVLYVLATCGALLVSDHVHVRAWGVVNLAAVLVLAWVNQAGLISLWCVWAAITSVAIAAHLRYAPPRSGGGRVSSGRSESSPRA from the coding sequence ATGTGCTTCTCCCCCGACGTCGACGTCCTCGCCGGGCTGGTGATCGGGGCGGTTGGGATCGACGCGGTCCGACACGTCGGGACAGCCGCCGAACGTCCGCTGGCCGCGCTGCCGCTCGTCTTCGCCGTGCACCAGCTGGTCGAGGCGGGCGTGTGGTGGGGGTTGGAGGGGAAGGACGCGGCGGCGGTCGGGCACGCGGCGGAATGGGTCTACCTGGCGATCGCGTTCGGGGTCCTCCCGATCCTGGTGCCGGTGGCCGTGGGCGCGCTGGAACCCGTCGCACATCGACGCCGGACGGGCGCGTTCGTCGCCCTGGGCACGTTCGTCGCCGTCATGCTCATGTACGCCGTCGTGCGCGGCCCGATCGAGGCGACGATCCGTGGCCACTACATCGCCTACGACGTCGACCTCTGGCACGGAGGGGCGCTCACGGTCCTCTACGTGCTGGCGACCTGCGGCGCCCTGCTCGTCTCCGACCACGTCCATGTCCGGGCGTGGGGGGTGGTCAACCTGGCCGCGGTGCTCGTCCTCGCGTGGGTCAACCAGGCCGGTCTCATCTCCCTGTGGTGCGTCTGGGCAGCGATCACGAGCGTCGCCATCGCCGCACACCTGCGCTACGCCCCACCTCGGTCGGGGGGCGGTCGCGTCAGCTCCGGTCGATCGGAATCCTCGCCGCGGGCTTGA
- a CDS encoding patatin-like phospholipase family protein, translating into MSRVGLVLGAGGVVGQAYHAGVLAALEHDLGWDPRDAEVVVGTSAGAITGTLLRVGVPAPELAAWIVQAPLEAEGMMLRSLLGNEIPVFEPFRLLPLLRRLPDPPGWEMVQRAVIRPWTFRPMAAALALLAPGRVDIAEQLGMLREVEGRSWPDRDLWICAVRRRDGRRVVFGRPGGPEAPLHLAIAASCAVPGYFMPVTIDDHVYVDGGAHSPTNAALLRGQDLDLVIVVSPMSGPVQIPTDLYALSRGHAARLARREARALRDSGTPVITFRPGAAELAAMGNDFMARERVDEIVQQAFLGAGSYAARPEIRELLITAGLRRGH; encoded by the coding sequence ATGAGCAGGGTGGGGCTCGTCCTGGGAGCCGGCGGGGTGGTGGGGCAGGCCTACCACGCCGGCGTGCTCGCCGCCCTCGAGCACGACCTCGGCTGGGACCCCCGGGACGCCGAGGTCGTCGTGGGCACCTCGGCCGGCGCGATCACCGGGACCCTGCTGCGCGTCGGTGTCCCGGCGCCGGAGCTCGCAGCCTGGATCGTCCAGGCGCCGCTCGAGGCCGAGGGCATGATGCTGCGCAGCCTGCTGGGCAACGAGATCCCCGTGTTCGAGCCGTTCCGGCTGCTGCCGCTGCTGCGCCGGCTCCCGGACCCGCCCGGGTGGGAGATGGTGCAGCGGGCGGTGATCCGGCCGTGGACCTTCCGGCCGATGGCCGCCGCGCTCGCCCTCCTCGCCCCGGGCCGCGTCGACATCGCCGAGCAGCTGGGCATGCTGCGCGAGGTGGAGGGCCGGTCCTGGCCCGACCGCGACCTCTGGATCTGCGCCGTGCGCCGCCGCGACGGCCGGCGCGTCGTCTTCGGCCGGCCGGGTGGGCCGGAGGCCCCCCTGCACCTGGCCATCGCCGCGTCGTGCGCGGTGCCCGGCTACTTCATGCCCGTCACGATCGATGACCACGTGTACGTGGACGGCGGCGCGCACTCACCCACGAACGCCGCGCTCCTGCGGGGACAGGACCTCGACCTGGTGATCGTGGTGTCGCCCATGTCGGGGCCGGTGCAGATCCCCACCGACCTCTACGCCCTGTCCCGCGGCCACGCCGCACGACTGGCCAGGCGCGAGGCCCGCGCGCTCCGGGACAGCGGCACGCCCGTGATCACGTTCCGTCCCGGCGCGGCCGAGCTGGCCGCCATGGGCAACGACTTCATGGCGCGGGAGCGGGTCGACGAGATCGTCCAGCAGGCGTTCCTGGGTGCCGGCTCGTACGCCGCCAGGCCCGAGATCCGGGAGCTGCTGATCACCGCCGGGCTCCGGCGGGGCCACTAG
- the ctlX gene encoding citrulline utilization hydrolase CtlX: protein MSAQAPSAVILIRAEKFVPNPATAADNAFQADIPAGQSADITSAQALAEMDAVADALREAGVRVHVFEDHDHTRPDSVFPNNWLSTHAGGTVAVYPMYASNRRHERRADVLEMLKSSYRVQTIVDYSGLEPDGIFLEGTGAMVLDHVSRVAYMAVSHRADSHVLERFCTDFGYEPMAFDAVDSSGVPVYHTNVIACIGTDVAMIALEMIPDVVRREQVRERLTVNGRKVVELTEAQIREFAGNAVELCGRTPDGRRRYIMAMSARARRSLTPEQVAVIEESCEIVAIDIPTIELAGGSVRCMIAGVHLDLRPTEVPPTTAVRAINEDHPVTADGRYVDAGV, encoded by the coding sequence GTGAGTGCCCAAGCCCCCTCCGCTGTGATCCTCATCCGCGCCGAGAAGTTCGTGCCCAACCCGGCGACCGCGGCCGACAACGCCTTCCAGGCCGACATCCCGGCCGGGCAGTCCGCCGACATCACCTCCGCCCAGGCGCTGGCCGAGATGGACGCCGTCGCCGACGCGCTCCGCGAGGCCGGGGTGCGCGTGCACGTCTTCGAGGACCACGACCACACCCGCCCCGACAGCGTCTTCCCGAACAACTGGCTCTCGACGCACGCCGGCGGCACGGTCGCGGTCTACCCGATGTATGCCTCCAACCGGCGGCACGAGCGCCGGGCCGACGTGCTGGAGATGCTCAAGTCGTCCTACCGCGTCCAGACGATCGTGGACTACTCCGGCCTCGAGCCCGACGGCATCTTCCTCGAGGGCACCGGCGCGATGGTCCTCGACCACGTGTCCCGGGTCGCCTACATGGCGGTCAGCCACCGCGCCGACTCCCACGTCCTGGAGCGCTTCTGCACCGACTTCGGCTACGAGCCGATGGCCTTCGACGCCGTCGACTCCAGCGGCGTGCCGGTCTACCACACCAACGTGATCGCCTGCATCGGCACGGACGTCGCGATGATCGCGCTGGAGATGATCCCCGACGTCGTACGCCGTGAGCAGGTCCGCGAGCGCCTCACCGTCAACGGCCGCAAGGTCGTGGAGCTCACCGAGGCGCAGATCCGCGAGTTCGCCGGCAACGCGGTCGAGCTCTGCGGCCGCACCCCGGACGGCCGGCGCCGCTACATCATGGCGATGTCCGCGCGGGCCCGCCGCAGCCTCACGCCCGAGCAGGTCGCGGTGATCGAGGAGTCCTGCGAGATCGTCGCGATCGACATCCCGACGATCGAGCTGGCCGGCGGGTCGGTGCGCTGCATGATCGCCGGCGTCCACCTCGACCTGCGCCCCACCGAGGTCCCGCCGACGACCGCCGTCCGGGCCATCAACGAGGACCACCCGGTCACCGCTGACGGCCGGTACGTCGACGCCGGCGTCTGA
- a CDS encoding GAF and ANTAR domain-containing protein, whose amino-acid sequence MPDRRMFLQALSDFAHALIAPYDVEVVLGELTGHVTAVLGLAGSGVSLVQDGQLHFANAVNPAAIDLEQAQHDHRTGPCLDAIRTGEVVAIADLTDLGERWPEYVAVARRHGVSSVAGIPLTLVDATVGALDLYSHEPREWSAEELLTARVFADMATAYLVNASKLDQQRQLTEQLQRALDQRVVIEQAKGITAHAHGTGVDTAFALIRRHARDHNASVRVVAEAIVHAGLRV is encoded by the coding sequence ATGCCCGACCGGAGGATGTTCCTGCAGGCATTGTCGGACTTCGCCCACGCCCTCATCGCGCCCTACGACGTCGAGGTGGTCCTGGGCGAGCTGACCGGGCACGTCACTGCCGTGCTCGGCCTGGCCGGCAGCGGAGTCAGCCTGGTGCAGGACGGCCAGCTGCACTTCGCCAACGCCGTCAACCCGGCCGCCATCGATCTCGAGCAGGCCCAGCACGACCACCGGACCGGGCCGTGCCTCGACGCGATCCGGACCGGCGAGGTCGTGGCGATCGCCGACCTCACCGACCTCGGCGAGCGGTGGCCGGAATACGTCGCGGTGGCCCGTCGGCACGGGGTGTCCAGCGTCGCCGGCATCCCCCTGACCCTGGTCGACGCCACGGTCGGTGCGCTCGACCTGTACTCGCACGAGCCCCGCGAGTGGTCGGCCGAGGAGCTCCTCACCGCCCGCGTCTTCGCCGACATGGCCACGGCGTACCTCGTGAACGCCTCCAAGCTCGACCAGCAGCGTCAGCTCACCGAGCAGCTGCAGCGAGCCCTGGACCAGCGCGTGGTCATCGAGCAGGCCAAGGGCATCACCGCACACGCCCACGGCACCGGCGTCGACACAGCCTTCGCCCTGATCCGGCGGCATGCCCGTGACCACAACGCCAGCGTCCGGGTCGTCGCCGAGGCGATCGTCCACGCGGGGCTCCGGGTCTGA
- a CDS encoding glycoside hydrolase family 32 protein, giving the protein MSSPDPHFPAIHLRPPRHWVNDPNGLTHHDGHFHVFFQFNPESARHENMHWGHWRSRDLRAWELLPVALSPEPGGDDADGVWSGNAVSVDGRLVAFYSARRDDRWWQPVTSASSNDGVHFEKSERLLVSKPPPGTVMFRDPYVWRDTCGWRMLVGAALDDGRAAALQYTSPDLVSWDYVGPFLSRRPEPLPTGDDTAQGWECVQYAELVPGRGVLVVSGWNPATGAASAAAYVGEDRGAEFHPAELLAFDHGPDVYAPALLQAPDGRWLAWSWVWEARDEARVGAPGTWIDEVGWAGMLSLPRELSLTDHGLHQAPAREVGELRGRLLVRATTLATSDEPSDLGTVGTVFDAVAVLSRSGDGLAASGMRLVTSDDGRERLDIGLDPTTGDVVVDRSRASLDPRAKRGSWRLPTAVAPGGTVELRAVVDGSVVEVFTETGMALTARFYPCGRDGWRLRTNTAGEGAARLVLDVWELAPLDLDTGADRS; this is encoded by the coding sequence TTGAGCTCGCCGGACCCGCACTTCCCGGCCATCCACCTCCGTCCCCCTCGGCACTGGGTCAACGATCCCAACGGCCTGACGCACCACGACGGCCACTTCCACGTCTTCTTCCAGTTCAACCCCGAGAGCGCGCGCCACGAGAACATGCACTGGGGGCACTGGCGCAGCCGCGACCTGCGCGCGTGGGAGCTGCTCCCGGTCGCCCTGTCCCCCGAACCCGGCGGCGACGACGCCGACGGGGTGTGGTCCGGCAACGCGGTGAGCGTCGACGGCCGCCTGGTCGCGTTCTACTCGGCCAGGCGTGACGACCGGTGGTGGCAACCGGTCACCTCGGCCAGCTCGAACGACGGAGTGCACTTCGAGAAGTCCGAGCGTCTCCTGGTGTCCAAGCCACCACCGGGCACGGTGATGTTCCGGGACCCCTACGTGTGGCGGGACACCTGCGGTTGGCGCATGCTCGTCGGCGCCGCACTCGACGACGGACGTGCCGCGGCTCTCCAGTACACCTCCCCCGACCTGGTCTCCTGGGACTACGTCGGTCCCTTCCTGTCCAGGCGCCCCGAGCCCCTCCCCACCGGGGACGACACCGCGCAGGGCTGGGAGTGCGTGCAGTACGCCGAGCTGGTCCCGGGCCGCGGCGTCCTGGTCGTGAGCGGTTGGAACCCTGCCACCGGTGCGGCCAGCGCCGCGGCGTACGTCGGGGAGGACCGCGGCGCCGAGTTCCACCCGGCGGAGCTGCTCGCGTTCGACCACGGTCCCGACGTCTACGCGCCGGCACTGCTGCAGGCCCCCGACGGTCGCTGGCTCGCGTGGTCCTGGGTGTGGGAGGCCAGGGACGAGGCTCGCGTGGGTGCGCCCGGCACGTGGATCGACGAGGTCGGCTGGGCCGGGATGCTCTCACTCCCCCGTGAGCTCTCACTCACCGACCACGGACTGCATCAGGCGCCGGCCCGCGAGGTCGGCGAGCTGCGCGGCCGCCTCCTCGTCCGGGCCACGACCCTGGCCACCAGCGACGAGCCGTCCGACCTCGGCACGGTCGGGACCGTGTTCGACGCCGTCGCCGTGCTCAGCCGCAGCGGTGACGGCCTGGCCGCGTCCGGGATGCGCCTCGTCACCTCGGACGACGGCCGGGAACGCCTCGACATCGGCCTGGACCCCACCACGGGTGACGTCGTCGTCGACCGTTCGCGGGCGTCTCTCGACCCCCGTGCGAAGCGGGGGTCGTGGAGGCTGCCCACGGCCGTGGCCCCGGGAGGCACCGTGGAGCTCCGCGCCGTGGTCGACGGTTCCGTGGTCGAGGTGTTCACGGAGACCGGGATGGCCCTGACCGCGCGCTTCTACCCCTGCGGCCGCGACGGGTGGAGGCTGCGGACCAACACGGCAGGTGAGGGAGCCGCACGCCTCGTCCTCGATGTCTGGGAGCTGGCACCGCTCGACCTGGACACCGGCGCAGACCGCTCGTGA
- a CDS encoding TasA family protein produces MATSLLSTTTAKVLASVVLVGGAASVAGLGTFGSFTSSTSASANVTSGVVQLGLNQGAVATTVAATQVLPGDTIQRAVTLTRSAGTESFGSVKMTTSTSTPNLLTSDATNGLQLAIDSCSVAWTKGASDNSLSCSGTTTSVLASRAVIGTNLDLAAATTALNANAGSAGAVNLRLSMVLPTAADNTFQGLTNAVTFTFDATQKATATYR; encoded by the coding sequence ATGGCTACCTCCCTCCTGAGCACCACCACCGCCAAGGTCCTGGCGTCCGTCGTCCTCGTCGGTGGAGCCGCCTCCGTCGCCGGCCTCGGCACCTTCGGCTCGTTCACCTCGAGCACCTCGGCCAGCGCCAACGTCACCTCCGGTGTCGTCCAGCTGGGTCTGAACCAGGGCGCGGTGGCCACCACCGTGGCCGCCACCCAGGTCCTCCCGGGTGACACGATCCAGCGGGCCGTCACGCTGACCCGCTCCGCGGGCACCGAGTCCTTCGGCTCGGTCAAGATGACCACCAGCACCAGCACCCCGAACCTGCTCACGAGCGACGCCACCAACGGCCTGCAGCTCGCGATCGACAGCTGCTCGGTCGCCTGGACCAAGGGCGCGTCGGACAACTCGCTCTCCTGCTCCGGCACGACCACCTCCGTCCTGGCCTCCCGCGCCGTCATCGGCACCAACCTCGACCTGGCCGCGGCCACCACGGCCCTCAACGCCAACGCCGGCAGCGCCGGCGCGGTCAACCTGCGCCTGTCGATGGTGCTGCCGACCGCTGCCGACAACACGTTCCAAGGCCTCACCAACGCCGTGACGTTCACCTTCGACGCCACGCAGAAGGCCACCGCCACCTACCGGTGA
- a CDS encoding Hsp20/alpha crystallin family protein, which translates to MSLIKREPRMTWPLDMVWSEQRVDQMFRDMFQDFFGGQGFVDRTVEGGSHLMRVEEYLEDDTCVIRAELPGIDPDHDVEISVADGILHLRAVREERTKEERPDSYRSEFHYGILERSLRLPEGTTESDVRATYHDGILEVRVPAPKTPIKPAARIPIDRS; encoded by the coding sequence ATGAGCCTGATCAAGCGCGAGCCCCGGATGACCTGGCCGCTGGACATGGTGTGGAGCGAGCAGCGGGTCGACCAGATGTTCCGGGACATGTTCCAGGACTTCTTCGGGGGTCAGGGCTTCGTGGACCGCACGGTCGAGGGTGGCTCCCACCTCATGCGGGTCGAGGAGTACCTCGAGGACGACACGTGCGTGATCCGCGCGGAGCTTCCCGGGATCGACCCCGACCACGACGTGGAGATCAGCGTGGCCGACGGCATCCTGCACTTGCGGGCGGTGCGCGAGGAGCGCACGAAGGAGGAGCGTCCCGACAGCTACCGCTCGGAGTTCCACTACGGGATCCTCGAGCGCAGCCTCCGGCTGCCCGAGGGGACGACCGAGTCCGACGTCAGGGCGACGTACCACGACGGCATCCTCGAGGTGAGGGTTCCCGCGCCCAAGACCCCGATCAAGCCCGCGGCGAGGATTCCGATCGACCGGAGCTGA
- a CDS encoding PAS domain S-box protein — MPAPRPPDRQRPRIPEADLTLGLLIKAVEEYAIFSLDATGAVQTWNVGAHRIKGYTEQQILGRHFSVFYLPEDQQAGLPEATLAHAIQHGDWCGEGWRVRRDGTTFWADVVITAVFGPDGELTGFVKLTRDATERRSAEANQHRLELLRERERIALELTDATTRSIFAATLTLARALATSNDPRVTEFVEEAISALDRTVTQIRSTVTSLRS; from the coding sequence GTGCCCGCACCGCGACCACCTGACCGGCAACGGCCTCGGATCCCCGAGGCGGATCTCACGCTCGGGCTGTTGATCAAGGCGGTCGAGGAGTACGCGATCTTCTCCCTGGACGCGACGGGTGCGGTGCAGACATGGAACGTCGGCGCACACCGCATCAAGGGCTACACCGAGCAGCAGATCCTCGGCCGACACTTCTCGGTCTTCTACCTGCCCGAGGACCAGCAGGCCGGCCTTCCCGAGGCCACGCTTGCCCACGCCATCCAGCACGGCGACTGGTGCGGCGAGGGATGGCGAGTCCGCCGGGACGGCACGACGTTCTGGGCCGACGTCGTCATCACTGCCGTCTTCGGGCCTGACGGCGAACTCACGGGATTCGTCAAGCTCACGCGTGACGCGACCGAGCGCAGGAGCGCCGAGGCCAACCAGCACAGGCTCGAGCTGCTCCGGGAACGTGAACGGATCGCCCTGGAGCTGACGGACGCGACCACGCGCAGCATCTTCGCTGCGACACTGACCCTCGCCCGCGCGCTCGCGACGTCGAACGACCCGCGGGTGACCGAGTTCGTCGAGGAGGCCATCAGCGCGCTGGATCGAACGGTCACGCAGATTCGCTCGACGGTCACGAGCCTGCGGTCCTGA
- a CDS encoding 5'-3' exonuclease, translated as MQTSGTPFTDRRLLLAVDAPSLLHRSHHARSDTGLLDRGGRPAWALHGMLRQILEAIDMFAPDAVIFGLDDRSHSIRAATYPDYKAGRAEKDATLVDQLDRAGAMLDALGFNTVTPPGLEADDVNASAATWAEREGWSCVLITSDRDAFAHISDHTRVLRLINGGIAASPLLSPARLESMYGIAPEHYLEYAALRGDASDNLPGVAGIGEKTAPVLLTQMGSMQSVWADIDHADGLNLVATLDSYCEEEGLRKIGAGLLKRLTAPGARERFEFNLAIMSGRTDLDLGLTPDVPGSPGLLPLDVERVLRVVGHLNVTATTDLALRVLTEPPASAQGADRG; from the coding sequence ATGCAGACCTCCGGAACCCCCTTCACCGACCGCCGCCTGCTGCTCGCCGTCGACGCCCCCTCGCTCCTCCACCGCAGCCACCACGCCCGCTCCGACACGGGCCTGCTGGACCGTGGCGGCCGGCCCGCGTGGGCGCTGCACGGGATGCTGCGCCAGATCCTCGAGGCGATCGACATGTTCGCCCCGGACGCCGTGATCTTCGGCCTCGACGACCGCAGCCACTCCATCCGCGCGGCGACCTACCCGGACTACAAGGCGGGGCGTGCGGAGAAGGACGCGACCCTGGTCGACCAGCTCGACCGGGCCGGCGCGATGCTCGACGCCCTGGGCTTCAACACCGTGACCCCGCCGGGGCTGGAGGCCGACGACGTCAACGCCTCGGCGGCGACCTGGGCCGAGCGCGAGGGCTGGAGCTGCGTCCTGATCACCTCCGACCGGGACGCCTTCGCCCACATCAGCGACCACACCCGGGTGCTGCGCCTGATCAACGGCGGGATCGCGGCGTCGCCGCTGCTCAGCCCCGCACGCCTGGAGTCGATGTACGGCATCGCCCCCGAGCACTACCTCGAGTACGCCGCCCTCCGCGGCGACGCGAGCGACAACCTGCCCGGCGTCGCGGGCATCGGCGAGAAGACCGCTCCGGTGCTGCTCACCCAGATGGGGTCGATGCAGTCGGTGTGGGCCGACATCGACCACGCCGACGGCCTCAACCTCGTCGCGACCCTCGACTCCTACTGCGAGGAGGAGGGGCTCCGCAAGATCGGGGCGGGGCTGCTCAAGCGCCTCACGGCACCCGGCGCCCGGGAGCGGTTCGAGTTCAACCTGGCGATCATGTCCGGCAGGACCGACCTCGACCTCGGGCTGACCCCCGACGTGCCCGGCTCCCCCGGCCTGCTCCCCCTCGACGTGGAGCGCGTGCTGCGCGTCGTCGGCCACCTCAACGTCACCGCGACCACCGACCTGGCGCTGCGTGTGCTCACCGAGCCGCCCGCGTCCGCCCAGGGGGCCGACCGCGGCTAG
- a CDS encoding response regulator transcription factor: protein MSTSSGEDRKALVVEDDEDIRSLIEFTLSTQGFSVMTVDSGLAGVDAVRDHDPDLVTLDLGLPGIDGIEACRRIREISDAYVVMITARDDEVEKLIGLETGADDFLSKPFSPRELKARVNAMFRRPRRGPQTVAVPVNNHVAAEPEHEVLRHGTLTVDVDGRRAFQDDSELTLTRTEFDLLTELMRTPARVWTREALLRSVWDTEWATDTHLVEVHIGNLRRKLGEGPGAAKLIRTVRGVGYRMEAPS from the coding sequence ATGTCAACGAGCTCGGGAGAAGACCGGAAGGCCCTCGTCGTCGAGGACGACGAGGACATCCGCTCCCTCATCGAGTTCACGCTCTCGACGCAGGGCTTCTCCGTCATGACCGTCGACTCCGGTCTGGCCGGCGTCGACGCGGTGCGCGACCACGACCCGGACCTGGTCACCCTGGACCTCGGCCTGCCCGGCATCGACGGCATCGAGGCCTGCCGTCGCATCCGCGAGATCTCCGACGCCTACGTCGTGATGATCACCGCGCGCGACGACGAGGTGGAGAAGCTGATCGGGCTGGAGACCGGCGCCGACGACTTCCTGTCCAAGCCGTTCAGCCCCCGCGAGCTCAAGGCCCGCGTCAACGCGATGTTCCGCCGGCCGCGCCGCGGCCCGCAGACGGTCGCCGTCCCGGTCAACAACCACGTCGCGGCCGAGCCCGAGCACGAAGTGCTGCGCCACGGCACCCTCACCGTCGACGTCGACGGCCGCCGGGCCTTCCAGGACGACAGCGAGCTGACGCTGACCCGCACCGAGTTCGACCTGCTGACCGAGCTGATGCGCACCCCTGCCCGGGTCTGGACCCGCGAGGCGCTGCTGCGCTCTGTCTGGGACACCGAGTGGGCCACCGACACCCACCTCGTCGAGGTGCACATCGGCAACCTGCGTCGCAAGCTGGGCGAGGGCCCCGGCGCGGCCAAGCTCATCCGCACCGTGCGGGGCGTGGGCTACCGCATGGAGGCACCCAGCTGA
- a CDS encoding signal peptidase I, whose translation MSHTVASAGRHRVEAPAPSAARPSWGRRIGHWVANGVLLVCVLAFFAIALGPHLFGYRTATMLTGSMEPGIMPGDVVVTVPKPTSELKVGDVISYQIPIEDHRVETHRVTKIVRGKDGSTTIVTKGDNNPNVDPWTATLSDDTVWEARAVVPKLGTAIRVLRTPAVRHGVFWFAFGGLILLGLTLIWGKEEEGAEGGNDPSDTRGDTAGDAAGDADGTDSDDDHAQPSHEHEEVVAA comes from the coding sequence ATGAGCCACACCGTTGCCAGCGCCGGACGCCACCGCGTCGAGGCTCCCGCTCCGTCGGCCGCGCGTCCCTCCTGGGGTCGCCGGATCGGGCACTGGGTGGCCAACGGCGTCCTGCTCGTCTGCGTGCTGGCGTTCTTCGCCATCGCGCTCGGCCCGCACCTCTTCGGCTACCGCACCGCGACGATGCTCACCGGCTCGATGGAGCCGGGGATCATGCCGGGTGACGTGGTCGTGACGGTGCCCAAGCCGACCAGCGAGCTGAAGGTCGGCGACGTGATCAGCTACCAGATCCCGATCGAGGACCACCGGGTGGAGACCCACCGGGTGACCAAGATCGTCCGGGGCAAGGACGGCTCGACCACGATCGTGACCAAGGGTGACAACAACCCGAACGTCGACCCCTGGACCGCGACGCTGAGCGACGACACCGTGTGGGAGGCACGGGCAGTCGTCCCCAAGCTCGGCACCGCGATCCGCGTCCTCCGCACGCCGGCTGTCCGGCACGGCGTGTTCTGGTTCGCCTTCGGCGGACTGATCCTCCTCGGCCTCACGCTGATCTGGGGCAAGGAGGAGGAGGGCGCGGAAGGGGGCAACGACCCCAGTGACACCAGGGGGGACACCGCCGGGGACGCCGCCGGGGACGCCGACGGCACCGACTCGGACGACGACCACGCGCAGCCCAGCCACGAGCACGAGGAGGTCGTCGCCGCATGA